One Kitasatospora sp. NBC_01266 genomic window carries:
- the cimA gene encoding citramalate synthase, which produces MTDGSTRHPDDSFHVFDTTLRDGAQREGINLTVADKLTIARHLDDFGVGFIEGGWPGANPRDTEFFARAAVELDLRHAELVAFGATRRAGGSAAEDQQLKALVDSGAPVITLVAKSHDRHVELALRTTLDENLAMVRDSVSHLKALGRRVFIDCEHFFDGYRANRDYALAVVRTAHEAGADVVVLCDTNGGMLPGGVREIVAEVLASTGARLGIHAQDDTGCAVANTLAAVDAGATHVQCTANGYGERVGNANLFPVVGALEIKYGRRVLPAGKLAEMTRISHAIAEVVNLAPSTHQPYVGLSAFAHKAGLHASAIKVDPDLYQHIDPELVGNTMRMLVSDMAGRASVELKGKELGYDLSTDRDLVGRVVAKVKAQENLGYTYEAADASFELLLRDEAHGSRARFFVLESWRTISEQLPGGKASDEATVKLWAKGERMVATGEGNGPVDALDKALRTALERIYPQLARLELVDYKVRILEGQHGTASRTRVLVESTDGAATWSTVGVADNVIAASWQALEDAYTYVLLKAGVTPQD; this is translated from the coding sequence ATGACCGACGGCAGTACTCGTCACCCCGACGACAGCTTCCACGTTTTCGACACCACCCTGCGCGACGGCGCGCAGCGCGAGGGCATCAACCTCACGGTGGCCGACAAGCTGACCATCGCACGGCACCTGGACGACTTCGGGGTCGGGTTCATCGAGGGCGGCTGGCCCGGCGCCAACCCCCGGGACACCGAGTTCTTCGCCCGCGCGGCGGTCGAGTTGGACCTCAGGCACGCCGAGCTGGTCGCCTTCGGGGCCACCCGCCGGGCCGGCGGCAGCGCGGCCGAGGACCAGCAGCTCAAGGCCCTGGTCGACTCGGGCGCCCCGGTGATCACGCTGGTCGCCAAGTCGCACGACCGCCACGTCGAACTGGCCCTGCGCACCACGCTGGACGAGAACCTGGCGATGGTCCGCGACAGCGTCAGCCACCTCAAGGCACTGGGCCGCCGGGTCTTCATCGACTGCGAGCACTTCTTCGACGGGTACCGGGCCAACCGCGACTACGCGCTCGCCGTGGTCCGTACCGCCCACGAGGCCGGCGCCGACGTGGTGGTGCTCTGCGACACCAACGGCGGGATGCTGCCCGGCGGGGTGCGCGAGATCGTCGCCGAGGTGCTGGCGAGCACCGGCGCCCGGCTCGGCATCCACGCCCAGGACGACACCGGCTGCGCGGTGGCCAACACGCTGGCCGCCGTGGACGCGGGCGCCACCCACGTGCAGTGCACGGCCAACGGCTACGGCGAGCGGGTCGGCAACGCCAACCTCTTCCCGGTTGTGGGCGCGCTGGAGATCAAGTACGGCCGACGGGTGCTGCCGGCGGGCAAGTTGGCCGAGATGACCCGGATCTCGCACGCCATCGCCGAGGTGGTCAACCTGGCCCCCTCCACCCACCAGCCCTACGTCGGGCTCTCGGCCTTCGCGCACAAGGCCGGCCTGCACGCCTCCGCCATCAAGGTCGACCCGGACCTCTACCAGCACATCGACCCCGAACTGGTCGGCAACACCATGCGGATGCTGGTCTCCGACATGGCCGGCCGGGCCTCGGTCGAGCTCAAGGGCAAGGAACTCGGCTACGACCTGTCCACCGACCGCGACCTGGTCGGCCGGGTGGTCGCCAAGGTCAAGGCGCAGGAGAACCTCGGCTACACCTACGAGGCCGCCGACGCCTCCTTCGAGCTGCTGCTCCGCGACGAGGCGCACGGCAGCCGGGCCCGGTTCTTCGTCCTGGAGTCCTGGCGGACCATCAGCGAGCAGCTCCCGGGGGGCAAGGCGAGCGACGAGGCCACCGTGAAGCTCTGGGCCAAGGGCGAGCGGATGGTGGCCACCGGGGAGGGCAACGGCCCGGTGGACGCGCTGGACAAGGCGCTGCGCACCGCCCTGGAGCGGATCTACCCGCAGCTGGCCAGGCTGGAGCTGGTGGACTACAAGGTCCGGATCCTGGAGGGGCAGCACGGCACGGCCTCCCGGACCCGGGTGCTGGTCGAGTCCACCGACGGCGCCGCCACCTGGTCCACGGTCGGGGTCGCGGACAACGTGATCGCCGCCTCCTGGCAGGCGCTGGAGGACGCGTACACCTACGTCCTGCTCAAGGCCGGTGTGACACCGCAGGACTGA
- a CDS encoding GTP-binding protein: MDFASSSPAAATRATTSAKIVVAGGFGVGKTTLVGAVSEINPLRTEAVMTSASAGIDDISKVSGKTTTTVAMDFGRITLDEDLILYLFGTPGQDRFWFMWDDLVRGAIGAVVLVDTRRLADCFPALDYFENSGLPFVVALNGFDGHQPHTPEEVREALQLGPDTPIITLDARRRDSAKSALITLVEHALLARLR, translated from the coding sequence GTGGACTTCGCAAGCTCTAGCCCCGCGGCCGCCACCCGCGCCACCACCTCCGCGAAGATCGTCGTCGCGGGCGGCTTCGGCGTCGGCAAGACCACCCTGGTCGGCGCCGTCTCCGAGATCAACCCGCTGCGCACCGAGGCCGTCATGACCTCCGCCTCCGCGGGCATCGACGACATCAGCAAGGTGTCCGGCAAGACCACCACCACCGTGGCAATGGACTTCGGCCGCATCACGCTCGACGAGGACCTCATCCTCTACCTCTTCGGCACCCCCGGCCAGGACCGCTTCTGGTTCATGTGGGACGACCTCGTCCGCGGCGCCATCGGCGCCGTCGTCCTCGTCGACACCCGCCGCCTCGCCGACTGCTTCCCCGCCCTCGACTACTTCGAGAACAGCGGCCTGCCCTTCGTCGTCGCCCTCAACGGCTTCGACGGACACCAGCCCCACACCCCCGAAGAAGTCCGAGAAGCCCTCCAGCTCGGCCCCGACACACCCATCATCACCCTCGACGCCCGACGCCGGGACAGCGCCAAAAGCGCCCTCATCACCCTGGTCGAACACGCACTCCTCGCCCGACTGCGCTGA
- a CDS encoding DUF742 domain-containing protein, which produces MTPPDDRQGQYGVPYPGTGHDAFGTPGAGQGQSYGRPQYDQYGDQYGRPVPQQGQAYPQQTPQAPQAPQAPQAAPGRLPRPEGGGNPVAPQATFEEADTGPLIRPFAMTGGRTRPRYELALEALVSANVDQDRLATLLPEHQRICTLCATEVKSVAEVSALLSLPLGVARILVADLAEAGLVAIHQPAAGGESGNQPDVTLLERVLSGLRKL; this is translated from the coding sequence GTGACACCGCCCGACGATCGCCAGGGCCAGTACGGAGTCCCGTACCCCGGCACCGGCCACGACGCGTTCGGTACGCCCGGCGCAGGCCAAGGCCAGAGCTACGGCAGACCGCAGTACGACCAGTACGGCGACCAGTACGGCCGGCCGGTCCCGCAACAGGGTCAGGCGTACCCGCAGCAGACCCCGCAGGCACCACAGGCACCACAGGCACCGCAGGCCGCTCCGGGCCGCCTTCCCCGCCCTGAGGGCGGCGGGAACCCCGTGGCACCGCAGGCGACCTTCGAGGAGGCGGACACCGGTCCGCTGATCCGCCCGTTCGCGATGACCGGTGGGCGGACCCGGCCCCGGTACGAACTGGCCCTGGAGGCACTGGTCTCGGCCAATGTCGACCAGGACAGGCTCGCCACGCTGCTGCCCGAGCACCAGCGGATCTGCACGCTCTGCGCCACCGAGGTGAAGTCGGTGGCCGAGGTCTCCGCGCTGCTCTCGCTGCCGCTCGGGGTGGCCCGGATCCTCGTGGCCGACCTCGCCGAAGCCGGCCTGGTCGCCATCCACCAGCCCGCCGCCGGGGGCGAATCCGGCAACCAGCCCGACGTCACGCTGCTCGAAAGGGTCCTCAGTGGACTTCGCAAGCTCTAG
- a CDS encoding roadblock/LC7 domain-containing protein — translation MSQAAQNLNWLITNFVDNTPGVSHTVVVSADGLLLAMSEGFPRDRADQLAAVASGLTSLTSGASRIFEGGDVNQTVVEMERGFLFLMAVSDGSSLAVLASPDSDIGLVGYEMALLVDRAGAVLTPALRAELQGSLLH, via the coding sequence ATGAGCCAGGCCGCACAGAACCTGAACTGGCTGATCACCAATTTCGTGGACAACACCCCTGGGGTGTCGCACACGGTGGTGGTCTCCGCCGACGGGCTCCTGCTCGCCATGTCCGAGGGCTTCCCCCGCGACCGCGCCGACCAGCTCGCCGCCGTCGCCTCCGGCCTCACCTCCCTGACCTCCGGCGCCAGCCGGATCTTCGAGGGCGGCGACGTCAACCAGACCGTCGTCGAGATGGAACGGGGCTTCCTCTTCCTGATGGCCGTCAGCGACGGCTCCTCCCTCGCCGTCCTCGCCTCCCCCGACTCCGACATCGGCCTGGTCGGCTACGAGATGGCCCTGCTCGTCGACCGCGCCGGCGCCGTCCTCACCCCCGCCCTGCGCGCCGAACTCCAGGGCAGCCTCCTGCACTGA